The proteins below are encoded in one region of Tomitella fengzijianii:
- a CDS encoding SRPBCC family protein, with product MSDDLKASIEIDAPVEKVWTIVSDLKRMGEWSPMTRKMRVSGPVGVGTKTFNLNKSGWRVWPTTSKVVRFESNKQIAFRVNENRTIWSYELISDGQTTTVTERREVPEGTSKVSQFLVKYFMGGTEPFEQNLAKGMDATLARIKREAEAA from the coding sequence GTGAGTGACGACCTCAAGGCCAGCATCGAGATCGACGCCCCCGTGGAGAAGGTGTGGACCATCGTCTCCGACCTCAAGCGCATGGGCGAGTGGAGCCCGATGACGCGCAAGATGCGCGTGTCCGGCCCCGTGGGCGTGGGCACCAAGACGTTCAACCTGAACAAGTCGGGGTGGCGCGTCTGGCCGACGACCTCCAAGGTGGTGCGCTTCGAGTCGAACAAGCAGATCGCGTTCCGGGTCAACGAGAACCGCACCATCTGGTCTTACGAGCTGATCAGCGACGGGCAGACCACCACCGTCACCGAGCGGCGCGAGGTGCCCGAGGGCACGTCGAAGGTCTCGCAGTTCCTGGTCAAGTACTTCATGGGCGGCACCGAGCCGTTCGAGCAGAACCTCGCCAAGGGCATGGACGCGACGCTCGCCCGCATCAAGCGCGAGGCCGAGGCCGCCTGA
- a CDS encoding zinc-binding dehydrogenase: protein MSTPDTMTAARITRHGGPEVVETVRAAVPAPGASEALVQVRSVAVNNTDLWTRQGAYGLPGDPDAPAGWRGPIDFPRVQGADVCGIVVEVGADGDRALIGRRVVIDPAIYDSAAADAHPVGLMGSERDGGYAQYATAPIDRIHDVSGSPLSDDQLAALPTAYGTALGMIERGGVAAGDTVLVTGASGGVGLALVQLARARGVRVLAVSSGPKADAVREAGADAVIDRADDVIAQVRDLAPEGIDVALDVVAGDLVGRGVPLVREGGRWVIAGALGGHDVAFDVRRLYLHNIRIVGSSMHTPEHFRMLMDIARAGAVTPVIAARYPLDQAAGAQEELARRKHVGKIVLHP, encoded by the coding sequence ATGAGCACCCCGGACACGATGACCGCAGCGCGGATCACCCGGCACGGCGGACCGGAGGTGGTGGAGACCGTCCGCGCAGCAGTCCCGGCACCCGGTGCATCGGAGGCGCTCGTGCAGGTGCGCTCCGTCGCCGTGAACAACACGGATCTGTGGACCAGGCAGGGCGCCTACGGACTGCCCGGCGATCCGGACGCGCCCGCCGGATGGCGCGGGCCGATCGACTTTCCGCGGGTGCAGGGCGCCGACGTGTGCGGGATCGTCGTCGAGGTGGGGGCGGATGGCGACAGGGCGCTGATCGGGCGGCGCGTGGTGATCGACCCGGCGATCTACGACTCGGCCGCCGCGGACGCGCACCCGGTGGGCCTGATGGGCAGCGAACGCGACGGCGGATACGCCCAGTACGCGACCGCGCCGATCGACCGCATCCACGACGTGTCCGGCTCGCCGCTCTCCGATGACCAGCTGGCCGCGCTCCCCACCGCCTATGGCACCGCGCTGGGCATGATCGAGCGCGGCGGCGTGGCGGCCGGCGACACGGTGCTCGTCACCGGGGCGTCGGGCGGAGTGGGCTTGGCGCTGGTGCAGCTGGCCCGCGCCCGGGGCGTGCGGGTGCTCGCCGTCAGCAGCGGCCCGAAGGCGGACGCGGTGCGGGAAGCGGGCGCCGACGCGGTGATCGACCGCGCGGACGACGTCATCGCGCAGGTGCGGGACCTGGCCCCCGAGGGCATCGACGTGGCGCTGGACGTCGTCGCCGGAGACCTCGTCGGCCGCGGCGTGCCGCTCGTCCGCGAGGGCGGCCGCTGGGTCATCGCCGGGGCGCTGGGCGGGCACGATGTGGCATTCGACGTGCGCAGGCTGTACCTGCACAACATCCGGATCGTCGGCTCCAGCATGCACACCCCGGAGCACTTCCGAATGCTGATGGACATCGCGCGCGCCGGCGCGGTGACGCCCGTGATCGCCGCACGCTATCCGCTGGACCAGGCGGCCGGGGCGCAGGAGGAGCTGGCCCGCAGGAAGCATGTGGGCAAGATCGTGCTGCACCCCTGA
- a CDS encoding EthD domain-containing protein: MEKVIYAVWRDGEADDVASRDAFSAALRGPVAEEIAAAGARGVQVCADDAAVADAPLRLTTFDRPVSAFVAVWLDRCEGPERLRIEKILGGAASRVEGWLVTESVPMAMPAPQGSGPDARVRGFTGVALLRRPDGMDPEHWRSRWQDHHTQVAIDVQGTFGYVQNLVIRAVTPGAPALAAIVEEQFPDAAKSDIFAFYGVDRARDDAKAELKRRTDAMSASTATFGAAEKIDVVPASRYVPVPPAFGSALG, from the coding sequence ATGGAGAAGGTCATCTACGCGGTGTGGCGCGACGGCGAAGCGGACGACGTCGCGTCGCGGGACGCGTTCTCGGCGGCGCTGCGGGGGCCGGTGGCGGAGGAGATCGCCGCGGCCGGCGCCCGGGGCGTGCAGGTGTGCGCCGACGACGCGGCCGTCGCCGACGCACCGCTGCGGCTGACCACGTTCGACCGCCCGGTGTCCGCGTTCGTCGCGGTGTGGCTGGACCGGTGCGAGGGGCCCGAACGCCTCCGCATCGAGAAGATCCTGGGAGGTGCCGCGAGCCGGGTCGAGGGGTGGCTCGTCACGGAGTCGGTGCCGATGGCGATGCCGGCGCCGCAGGGGTCGGGCCCGGACGCGCGCGTCCGCGGATTCACCGGCGTCGCGCTGCTGCGGCGGCCCGACGGCATGGACCCGGAGCACTGGCGCTCGCGCTGGCAGGACCATCACACGCAGGTGGCCATCGACGTGCAGGGCACCTTCGGATACGTGCAGAACCTGGTGATCCGCGCGGTCACGCCCGGGGCGCCCGCGCTCGCGGCGATCGTCGAGGAGCAGTTCCCGGACGCCGCCAAATCCGACATCTTCGCCTTCTACGGCGTCGACCGGGCGCGCGACGATGCCAAGGCGGAGCTCAAGCGGCGCACCGACGCGATGAGCGCGTCCACGGCCACGTTCGGTGCGGCGGAGAAGATCGACGTGGTGCCCGCGAGCCGGTACGTGCCGGTGCCGCCGGCGTTCGGATCGGCTCTCGGATAG